From Acropora muricata isolate sample 2 unplaced genomic scaffold, ASM3666990v1 scaffold_735, whole genome shotgun sequence:
CTTTGTTTGGTCGGTCTTTCTATCAGCGTCATTGATAAACCTTGCAGCTATTTCTTTGGAGAGGACGCACGCGACGTTTCGTCCTTTCAAGCATCGcctcgtcaaaaaaaaaatctttggaGCAGTTATAGCGgtcgtttggattacagctgggcTCCTTGCAAGTATTAGGATCTTCCATGTGCCGACTTCAACCTTTCAAGAACACAACTTTTTTATCTCATattattcattttgtttgttttgccttCTGGTTGTCGTTGTTTCGTACTCGtctatagctataaaaattgtctttcTAACTCAATCTCATCACCATGGTGCAACTagtagagaaagaaaattgaccaaaacgctgttgttagtgacagttgtatctttactgctgACGCTGCCATTCATTATTTTTACAATTCGTTCTtatgttgaaatttttttccgtttttcaAAAATGATTTCGCTTAGAACATATTTTTGGTTATATTATTCTCTCATCTCTCTGTTGTTTGCAAGTTCTCTTGCCAATCCAATTCTCTATGCATTTAGGATTCCAGAGTTCAGAAGAgctctgttttctgttttggacTGCAGATCCCAGCCACAGCCTGCTCAGGGTTTCTCTCTAAACCAGATCTAATATTTGTTGCATTAGATCAGCCCTGTATAAACTAAAAGGGCTCTTATCTGATCTAAGGCAAATATCGAGCAAAGAAATGATCTTGCAAACACATGGCTGCTTTATGCTTAGCCCTTGAAGCAAAGTAGAGATTTTGCTACCTGTATTGAAAGGCTTCAAACTTGGAACCACCCgtggaaacaaaaattgaaaccaaGATCTGTGTAAAAGAACTATGGTAAAGAGAATGCAGGGGAGAGGAAGATTTTTCATGACCCTAGACTGCCTGTATACAGAGACACTGAGAAAGCAAACCAAAACATGTTCGATAAATCGGAGAGTTAGAATGTGGTTTGTTCAACATTCTATCACGTGTCATGCATCCATCAAAGGTTTTAAAGGCAACCACAAGATTAACATTATTTCACCACCCAAAGAACAGCCAGTTTCACTGCATTAAATTTATCGGAGAGCAAACATAATCAAGGAAGAGCTTTTTGTagatgcaaatgagcgaaaaagAATAAAGGAAGCAACAAAACAGCAGAGTTGTTCTCAGGAATGGTTAGTAGTCAGAAAAATTCGAATAGCTGCTTCTAAGTGtaaaagagaaattcaaagACCAGCAATTACTCCAGAGACTGCAATTCTTTTAATCAGTATTAAAAATCAAAGTTAAAGGGTTTTACCCTGTCTCCAAGTTATGCATAAGGTCTTCCTGGAACCATGTTCTGGCTTCTCTCTTAACTCTACAGATCCCCTAGTCACATAATCCCCTGCCAAGGGCTTTGAGGCCTAAGGGAAAGCCCAAGGACACTATCCATAATAGCAGACGTTTACTTTCAAGAGGTGGCCGAAAAAATTAGTGGGCTATGCACACACAGAAAAACTCCTGTCAACTAGGCCCCTCTTGCACAGATAAATAATCTTCAGAAAAGTCCTCACTGCAGAGGTAATAATGTTTTGACAAAGGCGGATCTTTTCTCTCCATTTTACACAAACAAGTTCGAAGAAGCTTAGCATTTTTTAGAGGTAAGGCAGAGCTCTCAAGTATCATGCATTGAGCGTGAGTCTCACGCATTTCGATGCATTCTCACGCTCTCACGAACAAGATTAGAAACATGAGAAATGTCTAAAAACTGGAAGAagtggacattttgcaaaggctatggtaAGGCAAAATGACCAGTTTGGCTTTAAAAATTATTAAGCAGACGAGGTGACAAAAACGACTCTGGAATGACTTTAAAGCTCCCATATGCAATCCACAAgtcaaaaaacacttaatattacaaagaagacaaaagtttaaagAGTGCAAAAATCTTCCACAGTagaactctaatgttcttgcagactgtttttggcaagatggccgaattaaaaaaaattgtagaagatttggtgttttttgagcgatTTTTTACACAGAATaactttaatgtttttgtaaaatggtttttaatatgtttggcatttttaatttttgacgcaggTCGAAATATCTCTATATACTCAACAGATAACAAGtttacaaatttgaatttttagcGATTTTGCtaataaaaatagcaaaaactcaCATGTTAAAACGTCATATCTTTAGATTGGATAGACATATTTCAAAcgtttttttcggttttgagaTCCTTGTGAAAAGTTTTTTCAAATGGTAACATTAGATATCCCATGTTAGCAAAGCCAAACTTTGGCAaacaattcgtgacgtcattttcccgccaaaaatgcaaaaatctcaaaaacaaaaaacatagcaTTTTAGAGAATGACGAGTTCTTTTTTGATGCCTAGTTTtagaataactgaataaaaactcAGGTTATAAGCAACCCAGTGTTTTTTAGAGCTTGCGTGCCCAGCGTGttttcagtttttgacccaaactgaccattttgaaaagactaaggcctttgcaagatggcggattttcaaacttgtctcagtTCTCTAATActtggtgtttttttaagcgtttttttttttatacaggagaactctaatgttcttgtagaatggtctttggcatgtttttggcattttaattatTGAACCAAACTTAACATTGTGCAAAAGCTACAGCCTtagcaagatggccaatttttaaaattgtttcatgtctcgaatattttttttttcaagcggcAGAAATCGCCGCTTAAATCGCCTGAGTAAACCTTTagtttttaatttcagtttatattGTCCCTAATTAGTCTCGGCATATTAGCATGTATTTGCTAGGTGCCTAATCAGCCTCATCAACCTGGTTTGAGAGAAAGCCGTATcttattgcgttcgaggtacgagaacgcaacccctaatttgcgttgggtgttctgtgcattgttgggtgtcctgtgcaattaataagggaaggtttttcgagattgcattttcgtcgtcgacacacttttgcctcgctttgaggcgcttggttacgttttgcctcactttgacgaactaacgcacgtggcgattcgtgggtcctcggcgttcatcagtccagcgttttgctgagttgtgataatcttacatcgttcgtcgttgaaaagagctgaaagattgctgttcgttcattagtctagtgctgagttgtgataatcttccatcgttcgtcgttgaaaagagctgaaagattgctgaagggctgtctactgaagttgctaagttttaagacagctcagtacaattttactttgtgttaagtatggttcgtcactgtcctcggaaaatgtgtgcggctcctggcgcttacatgccattgtgccacaaagtaaatctaccgagttctgtagctcggcggccgttgtgccacaaagtaaatctaccgagttctgtagctcggcggccgttgtgccacaaagtaaatctaccgagatatgaagctcggcggcgccatctcatcatgacttgtaATATTaacggcactgaaatcaacaaactaaatgttggatatcatgttctgtattttgagctgtcttaaaagctccacaaacagtttttagctcatgaaagtttcactagaggctatttgaagcttcaacaaatgttgttgttatcaaccaaagtgcaaaaatcctttttcccaattcagaatgttcatgttcacttcagcttagttccaaaatggacaccatattctgtagaatgttacacgtgatttcctgtcaattcaaataataacttaattgtccgctatttctcgctagaatacacatgttcctgttcaaacacaagttcttgtgtcccagcgttcagcacagaaaagtaatctcaagctgaaaagacttgcaagtaacagttctattttagagtaattttcagtagttgtttacccgtagaattccaaataaatagttaatgattacatctaacaagttgtcacgttcatatatgcagttataatccatccacccttccccttcaatatctaccagtctacctgtacccctacaaacatcgaacgcactcgcctaagcttaGATTACCCCTAGTCTTATCATTGGGAGccggaaacgccaagtcaatttCTGGCGTAGCAGCCACTTTGTACAACAAATGAACGTTTACACTCAAAACTCAGttcagaaatcttctgcagttcaataaaggacatcatactcattttaactcaaaatattTTACctatttaaggaaaaaaaaactgacatcTTACACGCGGGAAGTAGACTTACACGCGGGATTTAGTTGTAAATATATCATCGtacagggggggggggggttcaaaAAAATAGAGGATGACGGCTTACGGAcataaaaaattcgttttccaGAATCACGAAAACAAGAAAGTAAGATACTCTGTTTAATGAATTGTGTTTACATTACAAACTAAAtaggacatgctgcaaattaaaaagttgctgcaaattaataaaataaagttgctgcagattgaataaagttgctgcaaatttaacgTAGTTGCAtactgcaaattttcaaaatgagttgctgcaaattccgatctcgaccccagagctcttctctttcgcgcatgactgaaggagagaagagctctggggaaccttggaacaggcgtctttctcattggttttcgtgagtaacaaagaacacgcacatgattggctcattcaacaaatgaaaagtttgcttaacgctcttctctgcgagcgccgcctattacaatatgcgaggaaggaaaagcattttgcttttagaagttttggttattaattcaaatggaattaaaaaatcccgaaacaccgaagaaatcgtgtaacatggatcaataaaagaatttgctgatgctgcgcttctcacttccaggcttgctacgatgcgatcaataatttcggaaagctcgggataaaggagaaccttgctagaaagctgaaaaaaattggacaaatcgaagtaactccagattgtgaagaagtctTACGTAAgaaaatttgcaggaaattctttaggaaagtttcagtcctagcaaatggtgtgaaaaaatcaacgacagctttaataattgacttttgctctgttttcaatttgaaaccgctgtcttttccagctttagtccaagcgaaatccaacgcctcagtaaataacgaggccattttctaattccctgtttgctctaagagcatgcgccgtgaggtccaaatagccagattttggctaaactcctgcagaaTTTCCCAGAGCgtagccataagatccgaggctctggtgacgagaatgctgcaaattcaaaaaaaaatgttgctgtcaattaaaaaatcaaagaagTGTGCGCGCGCAATGAAGGATggaggagtgggtactaggagttttatatttttgagcgggaagctgttatacttttttcttggcctgtttgactattcggacaaatttcttAAAATGCTTTGCAGTTCGGGCGGTAtagaatgcccttcaaccgcaaatttctatcatcaatgtggtcagtaacttaatttgagtcaggtctcgaacaAGTttggttgacaaggaaaaactgttgaaGGAGTGCACGTGAAgatgcttaaaaggaagctaaaaaaaatagacttccaaaactaagacctgttcgtcgctgttttctctcaacgTTTGCGTTAATCACATGCCGTCCATTCATTATcgtgaattttatttacgcacgtaaaaCCAGTCAAATGCAAGTGCGTAAACTGTCAAATTTAAGACAGTGAAAATCCAtctttatcagcatatttttgaacacgaaactcagTAATATGCTACATCAGATCTTTTACATAAGCtttcattgaaagaaaaaaacgtaaacgtttttttttgcggccgttttatagtgtcctcccttttttttatttttctttcaatactGTTGAAcggatacgacccgtgaatgACTTGACACGACTCGTACAacccgtacaggtcgtgaaacaatggtttacgggttgtacaggttgtggatcaatggtgacatgcatatcattagtaacactgcacttcaacctcgacggtacgacccgtacgagtcgtacgactcgtacgggtcgtgaaacaatggtttacgagtcgtacaattggtgaactgcatagatatttacatactgatgataagcaattctgTGGAACTCATATCTCCCGTGAATGGctggagagacaaacatgctaAAGACAATGCATGttcttcgctctgaaaacgtgaatgccccgaatcgcaaaacacgacgaatattcttcgttctcaaagcgtgagagccgaagAGCGCCCTATACACTCTTCTCATACGAACCGTGAATCGAGACAGAGACACGCCAAGGACAATGCGTGCTCTTCGAATTCGTTCTGAAAAGGGGAATGCCCCAATGcgcaaagcacaatgaatattcttcgttctcaaaacgtgagagcccaTTAGCGCTATATATATACGGTGCTCTTCGGAGTCCTAAAGCAGGAGAATCTAAAAGGGCTACTTagaatgtaatcctctttctaaaagcgtaaacggcctaaagcacaaaacactgttctcaaagcgtgagagcccaAGAGGGCTATATACAGTATATGTTCCTCCGAGTCCTAAGGCCAAAATCGGTAATTAGAATGTATTCCTCGTTCTAAAATCGTGAACTAAAGCGCAAAGCACAATGGATATTCACCGTTGTCAAAGCGTGAGGATCGAAGTAagactacagaatacagggccacttttaaAGTATATCACTCGAGTGGCTCGATCGGCGGCTCGCCAGTCGCGTTGACTGACGAGCCGCCGAGCCACTTAATTAAAGACCTTTCTCGTTCTTTAAACACTGAATACAAGTAGCCAGCCGCCGAGCATAGAAGAAGATACTTATAACATAGAAGATGTGGACAAGAGGGCATCATTTGAAGTGTGTActaaaaaaactgtttttagCCAAGAAGCAATCAATTCTTTTGAACAAATCCACGATGAGTGGGAGTTAAGTATTTGTGAGAAGAATCCTCACGATGCCCTTGTAGGAGATGAGAAATTTACAATATGGAAGTAAATAATCTTAGTTTTCAATAAGGagtcacctgaaaaaaaaaaacagagattcCTTGCTTCTTATATGTCATAACGATCTGCATTATCTAGTTTCAAAAATATCCATACTTcaccaggaaaaaaaattgcagtttCCCGAAATGAGAAAGATTCTAAAACAGATATGTAGCTTTTGCAGAAGTTTAAAATGAAtatgaataaatgaataaatccCATTTGCTGAACAAAATACAATAAAGTACaattttgtttactttaatTTCGCTtactttaataatattaattattattattattatttattgccaAATACATTATTCTGAATGGTAGTATACCCACAGTGTATATAGctatgataaaataaaaaacagttcatttttttcaaaaaaattgaccAACACATCATATAACTAATGATTATTACAAACAACAATAACCTGATTTGCACATTacaaataacaaacaaatttgatTTCCTCTGAAAACTAAATTCAATATATTTGAAGGTCTGTACTCGCGACGAAAATCCCACATTCTATGATTGGCAGTGCCTATCCAGTGTATCCTTGAGTTTTGCAACAGCACAGTGAAAGAAACAGAGACCCCTGAAGACAGCTCCTCAGAAGATGATGAAGTTTCTAATGATAATGAGTCTCAAAGGGCACATAAAACAGAACACAATTCATCAACACAGCATGATGGCGAAAGCGTCCCAGACACTATTGTGACAGCAGAAGCAACTGATGTGGAATGTTCCATTGTGAAATCATGCCTTCCTCAGATTTGAATGtagagtttcatttgaaaaaatcagtttaatgattttagtttacttatcaaacatattgtttttattcttacaccatgacactttcctggttatcattctttatttcatgtcattacaaattaaatcacatgctttttaattttagagctttcaagtgctctaaagttattcaaaaggcttgttataatttgacattacataaccaacatatattatttcatttaagacaatgaaatcatgatagtgACACAGAGTGTAATGCACATTATATttagaacaaaaggaagaatttattaTGTTCCAGTTACAAGTTGTGAGAAATACTTTCAAGCAAAGTGCAAAAAGCAAAGAGCAATGCTGACAATTTCAACGCAATTCCCCAGTTTATTGTAGGTGATATTATATGGTACACTAACccagttatatttcttattgtgtACCAGTTGTACACGATACAAATGGAGCCATACAATGCCTTAACGTTTGCTCAACATACACTCACTTAATCACCCATAgttcccatagaattttttggaaatttaagacTTCATCTCTTTAGGATGAAAACATTTTGCTAAGTAATATCACACTAAAGAGCAGATGAACTAAGTACTACATTATTTCTTTTAACCTAAATAAAATAATTCTCCATGCATGCtctttttcaattacttttggaaaaatatttttgcaaaacattttcactaatgTGTTGCTGGTGCACTAAGTGGCAAGTCATTCATAACCAATGCCCTTGAAAGCACTGAcaacaaagaatgtgattttaatgaaccacatgtccaacaaagacctccagttgatgtgttcaagaaggtgctaggaaatgtttcacttaaacctggaaaagttgtcagtcttaccatactcaaccagaaaggcttttttcaaaagaaaacacaagGCTTAAGTGGAAAATCCCTAATGCAGAAGGTATGTACTAGTCATTAATAACCGTAATGACTATatttaaaatgacatccacTAAATGGAACTAACAAACATTAATGAATGACTTTTCACACTTGTGTCAGTAGTCAGTTTGCAgttccatttgtttatgttaaatttcaaacttatATGAAACTTCTCCACAACCACTTTTTCCCAATCAGGCTTAGCTCAATAATCCATATTTATTCCTTGCTTTCAAAGGTGGTAAATGGCTTACTGACTCTGCATCTTGGAAAAGTAGAAACCTCCACCATTCCCGGAAACAAATCCCAGGTAATAAACACAATATctgaaatacaaacaagatTGCCAGAAGACACAAAATGGTCAATACGGAAATCATCTACAGGATCTAACAACAGACAGGGGATTTTATTTTAAGTCAAATAATGGAcactttgaaaattggcaataaaggacttggaagaatgaaaagaacttttgtacccgctttaatatctcaacaaaattttgccttgttaataagaaatatttctaaaacgCCTATCAGTCTTAATAAACATTTTAGAGCATCAGCAAATCATTATGACCAGCACTACAATAAGGATTAAAGTTTAATGACAATCTCATCAAACTACTGCCTCAATCAGTAGGgatctttctttcaccaccacatgaaataaattattgatacttttaattacttataattgcTCAAGGTTTATTTTTGGGTGAAGACACCTGTTCCTGAAAATCATGATGATCcaatcaccttcatacaacGAATGGCATCacttggagtcaaccctgagcccacagaaaggcatatgaagcagatcatgaagagaggtacttgttacaaactaaatgaaggaacattaccagtggaccaaattcaatgtatttaacGTTTTCACAGctcaaaatgacattcaattcattaattgattctgcttcatgttataagaattatatttacaccattctaacaaagtctagtttacttcattaaaagaaaaaccaattcaaaatggaCAGGGAAACAGCAATGACACCAGGCAGTTACATTTGACAACTAAACAACCTGTTTCCATGCTCAATACTTGTTGAGAGATAcaaatgacaaacattttttaaaactacagtGCCACAGGCTGTAAGAGAGAGTTTAACCCTGCAGAACTGAACCCACTTTGCAAACTAGCATATGATGTTAGTGAAATGGAAGACTATATACTTGGCACATGTAGATGTACTTGTTTGCTT
This genomic window contains:
- the LOC136907141 gene encoding substance-K receptor-like translates to MTSSFPFFSSSVCIGWLTVFGIETAAIVSLNVLTIILYLKERRLRKRSMYLVINQAVADMFFGASAIFECWFLGSNCDFWTINHFSVSFPSAIFVWSVFLSASLINLAAISLERTHATFRPFKHRLVKKKIFGAVIAVVWITAGLLASIRIFHVPTSTFQEHNFFISYYSFCLFCLLVVVVSYSSIAIKIVFLTQSHHHGATSRERKLTKTLLLVTVVSLLLTLPFIIFTIRSYVEIFFRFSKMISLRTYFWLYYSLISLLFASSLANPILYAFRIPEFRRALFSVLDCRSQPQPAQGFSLNQI